Proteins encoded in a region of the Salvia miltiorrhiza cultivar Shanhuang (shh) unplaced genomic scaffold, IMPLAD_Smil_shh original_scaffold_180_2, whole genome shotgun sequence genome:
- the LOC131003252 gene encoding leucine-rich repeat receptor-like protein kinase PXC1, with protein sequence MLSQMDLLFSFLLLFLSTSLLHPSSAANDTAALASFRSLADIHGALLSNWTATTTACTANWLGINCTNGRVTAVSLPFLNLRGPITALSSLDQLRLLDLRGNRLNGTVAPLAQCLNLKLVYLSGNDFSGEIPPEMSSLHRLLRLDLSNNNLRGPIPSQLSNLSRLLTLNLQNNQLSGQIPNFLDSLPHLTQLNLSNNELSGMLPESLPSRYGNSSFSGNQGLCGKTPLPNCSRTADTQPSSLPKITVPSNPSSLPPPSKKHHKRLSKGEIIALVAANTLLLLMIATLCCCCCKASTAASSTAAGSDGRKRSSSYSSEKKAHGSGGDSDSTDKSKLVFFDRKKQFELDDLLRASAELLGKGSLGTVYRAVLDDGSAVAVKRLKDSNPCTRKEFEQYMDVIGKLRHPNVVKLRAYYYAREEKLLVYDYLPNASLHSLLHGIRGPGRIPLDWTTRISLILGAARGLSRIHEEYAGSRIPHGNVRSSNVLLDKNGNACISDFGLSLLLNPVHAVARLGGYIAPEQGEMKRLSQKADVYSFGVLLLEVLTGKAPSQHPSPTGEEEAVVDLPKWVRSVVRDEWTAEVFDQELLRYKNIEEELVSMLHVAMACVMAQPEKRPAMGEVVRMIEEIRVEQSPLGEDYDESRNSLSPSLATTEDGFV encoded by the exons ATGCTCTCACAAATGGACCTCCTCTTTtccttcctcctcctcttcctctccACTTCACTCCTCCACCCCTCCTCCGCCGCCAATGACACGGCGGCGCTCGCCTCCTTCCGCTCCCTAGCCGACATCCACGGAGCACTCCTCTCAAATTGGACCGCCACAACCACCGCATGCACGGCCAATTGGCTCGGCATAAATTGCACCAACGGCCGCGTCACCGCCGTCTCCCTCCCCTTCCTCAACCTCCGCGGCCCCATCACCGCCCTCTCCTCGCTCGACCAGCTCCGCCTCCTCGACCTCCGCGGCAACCGCCTCAACGGCACGGTCGCCCCCCTCGCGCAATGCCTCAACCTCAAGCTCGTCTACCTCTCCGGAAACGATTTCTCCGGCGAGATACCGCCGGAAATGTCCTCCCTCCACCGCCTTCTCCGCCTCGACCTCTCCAACAACAACCTCCGCGGCCCCATTCCCTCTCAACTCTCCAACCTATCACGCTTGCTCACTCTCAATCTCCAAAACAACCAACTCTCCGGTCAAATTCCAAACTTCCTCGATTCCCTTCCACACCTCACACAACTAAACCTATCAAACAACGAGCTCTCCGGCATGCTGCCGGAGAGCCTACCATCGCGATACGGCAACAGTAGCTTCTCCGGTAATCAAGGCCTTTGCGGGAAGACCCCTCTTCCCAACTGCTCACGCACTGCCGATACTCAGCCATCGTCGCTTCCCAAAATAACCGTGCCGTCGAATCCGAGCTCTCTCCCTCCGCCGTCGAAGAAGCATCATAAACGGCTGAGCAAAGGGGAGATCATAGCTCTGGTGGCCGCGAATACACTGCTGCTGTTGATGATCGCGACGctgtgctgctgctgctgcaaggCCTCGACCGCCGCGAGCTCGACGGCGGCGGGCAGCGACGGCAGGAAGCGGAGCAGCAGCTACTCGAGCGAGAAGAAAGCGCACGGCAGCGGCGGAGACAGCGACAGCACCGACAAGAGCAAGCTAGTGTTTTTCGACCGGAAGAAGCAGTTCGAGCTGGACGACCTTCTCCGAGCATCCGCGGAGTTGCTCGGAAAAGGGAGCCTAGGCACGGTGTACCGAGCCGTCCTCGACGACGGCAGCGCCGTCGCTGTGAAACGGCTCAAGGATTCGAACCCTTGCACCAGAAAAGAATTCGAGCAATACATGGATGTGATCGGGAAGCTTCGGCATCCAAATGTAGTGAAATTAAGAGCTTATTACTATGCAAGAGAGGAGAAGTTGTTGGTTTATGATTATCTGCCTAATGCCAGCCTACATTCACTTCTTCATG GGATCAGAGGGCCGGGAAGAATCCCACTGGATTGGACGACGAGGATCAGCTTGATCCTCGGCGCGGCACGAGGGCTTTCAAGAATCCATGAGGAGTATGCTGGTTCAAGAATTCCTCATGGCAATGTCAGATCATCCAACGTTTTGTTGGACAAGAATGGCAATGCCTGCATTTCCGATTTCGGGCTGTCGTTGCTGCTGAACCCGGTTCACGCCGTAGCTAGATTGGGAGGGTACATAGCGCCGGAGCAAGGTGAGATGAAGCGCCTCTCGCAGAAGGCTGATGTGTATAGCTTCGGAGTTTTGCTGCTTGAAGTGCTCACCGGGAAGGCCCCGTCGCAGCACCCTTCTCCGACCGGGGAGGAGGAGGCGGTGGTGGACTTGCCGAAGTGGGTGAGGTCGGTGGTGAGGGATGAGTGGACGGCTGAGGTGTTTGATCAAGAACTGTTGAGGTACAAGAACATTGAGGAGGAGCTGGTGTCGATGTTGCATGTGGCAATGGCGTGCGTGATGGCGCAGCCGGAGAAGAGGCCGGCGATGGGGGAGGTTGTGAGGATGATAGAGGAGATAAGGGTGGAGCAGTCGCCATTGGGTGAGGACTACGATGAGTCGCGTAACTCGCTCTCGCCATCGCTCGCCACCACCGAAGATGGATTCGTCTGA
- the LOC131003253 gene encoding uncharacterized protein LOC131003253 isoform X2, with amino-acid sequence MAACDDDFSLLDDPQNPNSAPPSTATASQTPPYQINPYEHDSDPFDSDPNSLSAKRVADRDDIHSGTSKRTRLPSSASAGDYRKDREEWSDTAIACLLEAYSEKFVQLNRGNLRGRDWEEVAAMVSERCENQSKSVEQCKNKVDNLKKRYKLERHRLNNGGVSTSHWPWFKQMEQIVGNSIAAKAAAEEEKSSGVGGASYSTRQTKRLGTMVNSPGSQINSVKLKPSNNLRWRRVVLKISGAALAGSAPNNIEPKVAMLIAREVSIACHVGVEVAIVVGGRNFFCGDAWVEQTGLDRCTAYQIGMMATVMNSVLLQSALEKLGVQTRVQSAFSMPEVAEPYSRQRAIRHLEKGRVVIFGGIGAGTGNPLFSTDTAAALRASEIHADAVLKGTNMEGVYVCDARNNSIAAEHISFRELASRGASPMDMMAVTFCEENGIPVGIFNLHEPGNISRALCGERVGTLIDQTGPVA; translated from the exons ATGGCCGCTTGTGACGACGACTTTTCCCTCCTCGACGACCCCCAAAACCCTAATTCTGCCCCGCcctccaccgccaccgcctCCCAGACGCCCCCGTACCAGATCAATCCGTACGAACACGATTCCGATCCGTTCGACTCCGATCCAAACTCGTTGTCGGCGAAGCGCGTCGCCGATCGGGATGACATCCACAGCGGCACGTCGAAAAGGACGAGATTGccctcctccgccagtgccggTGACTACCGGAAGGACAGGGAGGAGTGGAGCGACACGGCGATCGCGTGTCTGCTGGAGGCGTACAGCGAGAAATTCGTGCAGCTAAACCGGGGGAATCTGAGGGGTCGGGATTGGGAGGAGGTGGCGGCGATGGTGAGCGAGAGGTGCGAGAACCAGTCGAAGAGCGTGGAGCAGTGTAAGAACAAGGTCGATAACTTGAAGAAGCGGTATAAGCTGGAGAGGCACCGGCTGAACAACGGCGGCGTATCGACGAGCCACTGGCCGTGGTTTAAGCAGATGGAGCAGATCGTTGGCAATTCTATTGCCGCCAAAGCTGCCGCCGAGGAGGAGAAGTCGTCTGGCGTCGGCGGGGCGTCGTACTCGACTAGGCAGACCAAGAG ACTAGGAACAATGGTCAATAGTCCTGGTAGTCAGATTAACAGCGTGAAGTTGAAACCATCAAATAACCTCAGATGGCGAAGAGTTGTGTTGAAAATTAGTGGAGCTGCTCTCGCTGGAAGTGCTCCTAACAATATTGAGCCAAAG GTGGCCATGCTGATTGCAAGAGAAGTTTCAATAGCCTGCCATGTTGGTGTCGAG GTAGCTATAGTTGTTGGTGGTCGCAACTTCTTTTGTGGAGATGCATGGGTTGAGCAAACTGGTTTGGATAGGTGTACTGCATATCAGATTGG AATGATGGCAACTGTGATGAATTCCGTACTACTGCAGTCTGCTTTGGAGAAACTGGGCGTGCAGACACGCGTACAGAGCGCATTTTCTATGCCAGAGGTTGCTGAGCCTTACAGTAGGCAACGAGCAATTCGGCATCTTGAAAAAGGAAGAGTTGTAATTTTTGGTGGTATTGGAGCTGGCACTGGGAATCCTCTGTTCTCCACCGATACAGCTGCAGCCCTTCGAGCATCAGAGA TACATGCTGATGCGGTCCTGAAGGGTACAAACATGGAAGGTGTATATGTATGTGATGCTAGAAATAACAGCATAGCGGCAGAGCATATTTCATTCAGGGAATTGGCTTCGAGGGGGGCGTCTCCAATGGACATGATGGCTGTGACATTCTGCGAGGAAAATGGGATCCCAG TTGGCATCTTCAATCTTCATGAGCCTGGAAATATATCGAGGGCGTTGTGTGGAGAAAGGGTCGGTACGCTGATAGATCAAACAGGTCCAGTTGCTTAA
- the LOC131003253 gene encoding uncharacterized protein LOC131003253 isoform X1, whose translation MAACDDDFSLLDDPQNPNSAPPSTATASQTPPYQINPYEHDSDPFDSDPNSLSAKRVADRDDIHSGTSKRTRLPSSASAGDYRKDREEWSDTAIACLLEAYSEKFVQLNRGNLRGRDWEEVAAMVSERCENQSKSVEQCKNKVDNLKKRYKLERHRLNNGGVSTSHWPWFKQMEQIVGNSIAAKAAAEEEKSSGVGGASYSTRQTKRLGTMVNSPGSQINSVKLKPSNNLRWRRVVLKISGAALAGSAPNNIEPKVAMLIAREVSIACHVGVEVAIVVGGRNFFCGDAWVEQTGLDRCTAYQIGMMATVMNSVLLQSALEKLGVQTRVQSAFSMPEVAEPYSRQRAIRHLEKGRVVIFGGIGAGTGNPLFSTDTAAALRASEIHADAVLKGTNMEGVYVCDARNNSIAAEHISFRELASRGASPMDMMAVTFCEENGIPGSKVYIFSIFSPMGWLYVSHLDYYLFFSAVGIFNLHEPGNISRALCGERVGTLIDQTGPVA comes from the exons ATGGCCGCTTGTGACGACGACTTTTCCCTCCTCGACGACCCCCAAAACCCTAATTCTGCCCCGCcctccaccgccaccgcctCCCAGACGCCCCCGTACCAGATCAATCCGTACGAACACGATTCCGATCCGTTCGACTCCGATCCAAACTCGTTGTCGGCGAAGCGCGTCGCCGATCGGGATGACATCCACAGCGGCACGTCGAAAAGGACGAGATTGccctcctccgccagtgccggTGACTACCGGAAGGACAGGGAGGAGTGGAGCGACACGGCGATCGCGTGTCTGCTGGAGGCGTACAGCGAGAAATTCGTGCAGCTAAACCGGGGGAATCTGAGGGGTCGGGATTGGGAGGAGGTGGCGGCGATGGTGAGCGAGAGGTGCGAGAACCAGTCGAAGAGCGTGGAGCAGTGTAAGAACAAGGTCGATAACTTGAAGAAGCGGTATAAGCTGGAGAGGCACCGGCTGAACAACGGCGGCGTATCGACGAGCCACTGGCCGTGGTTTAAGCAGATGGAGCAGATCGTTGGCAATTCTATTGCCGCCAAAGCTGCCGCCGAGGAGGAGAAGTCGTCTGGCGTCGGCGGGGCGTCGTACTCGACTAGGCAGACCAAGAG ACTAGGAACAATGGTCAATAGTCCTGGTAGTCAGATTAACAGCGTGAAGTTGAAACCATCAAATAACCTCAGATGGCGAAGAGTTGTGTTGAAAATTAGTGGAGCTGCTCTCGCTGGAAGTGCTCCTAACAATATTGAGCCAAAG GTGGCCATGCTGATTGCAAGAGAAGTTTCAATAGCCTGCCATGTTGGTGTCGAG GTAGCTATAGTTGTTGGTGGTCGCAACTTCTTTTGTGGAGATGCATGGGTTGAGCAAACTGGTTTGGATAGGTGTACTGCATATCAGATTGG AATGATGGCAACTGTGATGAATTCCGTACTACTGCAGTCTGCTTTGGAGAAACTGGGCGTGCAGACACGCGTACAGAGCGCATTTTCTATGCCAGAGGTTGCTGAGCCTTACAGTAGGCAACGAGCAATTCGGCATCTTGAAAAAGGAAGAGTTGTAATTTTTGGTGGTATTGGAGCTGGCACTGGGAATCCTCTGTTCTCCACCGATACAGCTGCAGCCCTTCGAGCATCAGAGA TACATGCTGATGCGGTCCTGAAGGGTACAAACATGGAAGGTGTATATGTATGTGATGCTAGAAATAACAGCATAGCGGCAGAGCATATTTCATTCAGGGAATTGGCTTCGAGGGGGGCGTCTCCAATGGACATGATGGCTGTGACATTCTGCGAGGAAAATGGGATCCCAGGTTCTAAAGTTTACATATTCTCCATTTTTTCACCGATGGGTTGGTTATATGTCTCTCACCTCGATTACTATCTATTTTTTTCTGCAGTTGGCATCTTCAATCTTCATGAGCCTGGAAATATATCGAGGGCGTTGTGTGGAGAAAGGGTCGGTACGCTGATAGATCAAACAGGTCCAGTTGCTTAA